A part of Paramisgurnus dabryanus chromosome 15, PD_genome_1.1, whole genome shotgun sequence genomic DNA contains:
- the obsl1b gene encoding obscurin isoform X11, with product MDVFGGAPRFLAYPRPVVVQSGTDAVLKCQIGGDPRPAVIWERNNEKIHPEGKYRVFEDGNVYNLIITSVTLEDSGQYICKAKNCIGETYAAATLKVEGEAQELELREENKPRFLIKPLSTRVGRGEDAMFSCKLWGKPRPEVMWEKDGKKLNEIFESTHFSVSYQDGGWFQLKIFKTRAPDGGVYTCKARNEFGESLAGAVLLVDAGPGHEDEGNRNGYTNTHWKSHQGKQRSGRQVAARHNPLPNTAKVKMFAVTEGKHAKFRCYVTGKPKPEILWRKDGRLILSGRRYLLYEDREGYFTLKVLYCKQQDNGVYVCSASNTAGQTLSAVHLIVKEPLVRFKQPLNDLQVWERDLAVLECEVPEDSVPITWYLEDRRLQPGAKYGMEEWGTKRRLTIRDIGVDDDGIYLCEMADGGRSIAEVAVKGTIVRKLPRKVDVLEGENAAFCAEVEAEEMDIHWYKDGTELRETHQTILKSFGRTHILVFVNTTTLDSGLVTFYVGRSKTSSQLRVKAARHCPPSCPIGVQINTERANAALLSWFPAQDSRKNPPSGYIIERKEVGSQEWLQCLTTDTATAVEILGDSVPCEADYRFRICSVNKYGRSGNVEFPRAVHLVPVARIQAPLQDALVPEGQDACFSIELSASVIGTWFLNGNQLQDDERFSIRRTRTHQSLRIRGVRETDNGAEITFIAYGIRDSAALYIQAPLVKFTPLSEMDRNKFVESGNPIVLYCELSNPEVPVRWYKNGVELHSTEGLHIQAEGTMRRIVIQSADFANSGVYSCDAIDDVIRFNVEVEAPPVRFSVLPDVERNKSTEAGSTMTLQCELSDPLAQVSWYKDGVKLLPEKGLDIKSEGKMRKLIVQSTEFYHSGVYSCKTRGDAVHFNVEVKAPPVRFSAVPKEKLRICNEAGCPIVLQCEISESAAQVHWHKDGDQLLVESGADFLSEGCMRTLSIQSAQLSHAGVYTCTTKDDVIKFHVDIKAAPVRFSAVPDAEKSICTEAGGCFELRCKVSDPKVHVCWFHNDVEIKTETGLDIQSEGDVRKLIVESAEPRHSGLYRCETSDDAVQFIVDIKELPVMFSALPETVKTQLFEADYSTDLHCEISDPSAKEFCYKDGVELISKSPPHIKSECTKKTLAVKTAQTSNSGWYNSVRTDDAIQFNVQDQVPAKTFLAVPEDEKTKSTDETEPVALHCEILDPVPYIYQAKDEKEKVMIQAAAKSEPEVCLDESKETVGKLPETSVFDECLIQKEPDVPIRFEMDQAELSHYEVCSGETYDDPCTVDIKELSVAPSVKFSTVPDSQRTKCIESGGPFKLQCEVSDPDAQVWWYKDGNEVLPQDGLIILSNGAIRTLSVETAELYHSGTYSCQTNNDGITFHVEIKAPPPKFIPVSEEETNKSTEVGSSIVLKCELSDANAQVLWCKDGTELSPNSGLDFQRDGNMRKLTVQSAQLSDTGNYTCHVPGDTISFKVHVQPPPVRFSKLPEIARNKFIEAGCPIILQCEISDPTSQVCWLKDGVQLQQQTGLDIQSEGTMRTVIIQSAEPKHSGIYSCEAVDDRIAFKVDVAVPPAMFSAVPETEKNKSFEADCPIILQCEISDPTALVQWYKDGLQLLPQSGINIQTEHTTRTLVIQSAKLSDSGFYSCNTADDISEFFVDVKAPPVTFAYISEDDLHRNIVEQDNLLLYCEVSRSDAVAQWYKDGVEIKSTDNVLVEVENVVRRLIILSAQLSDSGTYTCRAGDNALIFKVNVREPPVMIVYPKEDVHLDRHVPEEIVLSCELSRSNGKVTWYKDGQKLQESENIKLKAEGPYRRLKILHSGIEDSGEYVCDTADDSIFFNLTIKEPPVRIISPSQSQMELCQQTSERMVLSCEISRPNAVVRWYRDGLEVEESNSLILEVDSVYRRLIIPKPTVKDSAEYVCDTADDSVTFIVNIAEPPVRFIRPRKMAYGVEKLVGDTLVLECEVSRANAEVSWKREGEEIDENSNVTIIEDGASRQLIIHSAASEDAGQYVCDARDDVMDFLVKIKEPPLTIMRKADIETKLHFLESDAIVLKCEISRANGVVSWLKDNERIEGKEHFICEEEGTFRSLIVLSADLNDSGEYICHTQDDKVVFSVTVEGMTWLNKKINDDVPFCSFLPKKAPVSIIGNSEKPEHHTLNTGDDLVLQCEVSQANATVQWYHNGVLLHEDSRTHLESKHTMRKLVIPDLQTSDSGEYICDAIDDKMITMVLVQESPFQFIKKDERTNISAYEEDSVTLRATVNRANAPVKWQRGRDPIRGDRFQSTSDGNTHCLTINPLKRGDTGLYTCHVGSDEMNFSVNVRAIKVKFSKPLENVVGLKGCDVALKCELYTPKGDVQWLKDNQEIVPNRHFTIRAEGRVRSLTIHSVSEDDEGEYACESKDERTIATVVVNIPRIVEFIAELHNITVMEGENATFKCVVSPEDAHLAWFRNSQPISSNEKFHISSTGLCHVLQINNCQVSDSCKLTAEAEGVISRAILQVQEAQVFFTKSMEQAVAEEYSDVTLEVEVSHEKGEVQWMRQGVVIHPGPKFTLKQNGRKRSITIHKLVLSDRGTYSCETLHDRTQARLSVEPRKIKIRKGLAEIQTYERETSSFEVELSHSNVEAVWQKNGHALKNNNRLRMTAKGRVHSLTISNLTLDDTGTYTFSVENIRSSAKLIVKEIPVSILKKLEDSRHPEGAGVTLECELSRHNVDVKWTKNGVQLKPGKNLRIYSMGRKCFLQILKCEQGDTGIYTCDAVDAKTSCSVDVYERELEILQGLEDLDIQEDQNAVFVCEVSLDDVPGEWFKNNEKIKPTSTIKIRQEGTKHFLLICNVKGEDSGEIKFAAKNVESTAYLEVEALPANIVKPLQDKTAVEKTRVVLDCTVTNPRCSIRWYKGPNVILPSERFEICSEGCYRKLVIQQVQLEDEGTYSVQVGNYTSSAKLTVVAQSILIVNDLKDVEVIAPADACFACEVSLPEAKAPTWTLNGQTLHPGPKVVMEKLGTIHRLTLKQTSEEMSGTLCFIIGQAKSTAHLHVRSSH from the exons ATGGATGTCTTTGGTGGAGCGCCACGGTTTCTGGCCTACCCTCGTCCTGTGGTTGTGCAGAGCGGTACAGACGCAGTTCTGAAATGCCAGATTGGTGGAGACCCCAGACCTGCAGTCATATGGGAACGAAACAATGAGAAAATCCATCCAGAGGGCAAATACCGGGTGTTCGAGGATGGCAATGTCTACAACCTTATCATAACTTCAGTGACGCTGGAAGACAGTGGACAATATATCTGTAAAGCCAAGAATTGCATCGGAGAGACATATGCAGCAGCTACTTTGAAAGTGGAAGGCGAGGCGCAGGAGCTGGAATTGCGGGAGGAAAACAAACCACGCTTTCTCATCAAACCCCTCTCAACTAGGGTTGGACGAGGAGAGGATGCCATGTTCTCCTGCAAGCTGTGGGGAAAACCACGGCCAGAAGTGATGTGGGAGAAAGATGGCAAAAAGTTGAATGAAATCTTTGAGAGCACACATTTTAGTGTCAGCTATCAGGATGGAGGATGGTTTCAGCTAAAGATTTTTAAGACACGGGCACCAGATGGAGGGGTGTACACGTGCAAGGCCCGCAATGAATTTGGAGAGAGTTTGGCAGGGGCCGTTCTGTTGGTGGATGCGGGACCGGGACATGAAGATGAAGGGAACCGTAACGGTTACACGAACACCCACTGGAAATCACATCAGGGAAAGCAGAGAAGTGGAAGGCAGGTTGCAGCAAGGCACAACCCGCTGCCAAACACAGCCAAAGTAAAAATGTTTGCGGTGACTGAAGGGAAGCATGCAAAGTTCCGCTGCTATGTAACCGGGAAGCCAAAACCAGAAATCTTATGGAGGAAAGATGGAAGACTAATCTTGTCGGGCAGACGGTATCTGCTGTATGAAGACAGAGAAGGCTACTTTACACTTAAAGTCCTTTACTGCAAACAACAGGACAATGGAGTCTATGTCTGTTCTGCTTCAAACACTGCAGGACAAACTCTGAGTGCTGTACACCTTATTGTTAAAG AGCCACTTGTGCGATTTAAACAACCACTTAATGACCTGCAAGTATGGGAGAGAGACTTAGCTGTTCTTGAGTGTGAGGTTCCTGAGGACTCTGTTCCAATCACATGGTATTTAGAAGACAGGAGGTTACAGCCAGGAGCAAAATATGGAATGGAGGAGTGGGGGACAAAGCGAAGACTCACAATTCGTGATATTGGAGTTGATGATGATGGGATATATCTCTGTGAGATGGCTGATGGGGGCAGAAGCATTGCTGAGGTAGCAGTCAAAG GCACCATTGTAAGAAAGCTGCCACGAAAAGTTGATGTTCTGGAAGGGGAAAATGCAGCATTCTGTGCAGAGGTTGAGGCAGAGGAAATGGACATTCATTGGTACAAAGATGGAACTGAGTTAAGGGAGACCCATCAAACCATCCTCAAATCCTTTGGAAGGACACATATTTTAGTCTTTGTCAACACCACAACGCTAGATTCTGGTTTGGTCACTTTCTATGTGGGTAGATCAAAGACATCATCTCAACTAAGGGTGAAAG CTGCAAGGCATTGTCCACCAAGCTGTCCTATTGGGGTTCAGATCAACACAGAACGAGCAAATGCTGCCCTCCTTTCCTGGTTTCCAGCACAAGATTCTCGAAAGAATCCACCTTCAGGGTATATAATTGAGAGAAAAGAGGTAGGCTCCCAAGAGTGGCTACAATGCTTAACCACTGACACTGCAACTGCAGTGGAGATCCTCGGTGACAGCGTTCCATGCGAGGCCGACTACAGATTTCGCATATGCAGTGTCAACAAATATGGAAGGAGTGGAAATGTAGAGTTCCCTCGAGCTGTTCACCTTG TTCCAGTGGCCAGGATCCAAGCACCTCTACAAGATGCTTTAGTGCCAGAAGGCCAGGATGCTTGCTTTTCTATTGAGCTCTCTGCTTCAGTTATAGGCACTTGGTTTTTAAATGGAAACCAGCTTCAAGACGATGAGCGCTTCTCCATAAGACGTACACGAACACACCAGTCCCTACGCATTCGTGGGGTACGAGAGACAGACAATGGAGCAGAGATCACCTTCATTGCCTATGGAATTCGAGATTCAGCTGCTCTGTACATACAAG CTCCATTAGTAAAATTCACTCCACTTTCTGAAATGGATCGAAACAAATTTGTGGAATCTGGCAACCCTATAGTGCTCTACTGTGAGCTGTCAAATCCTGAGGTCCCAGTTCGGTGGTATAAGAATGGTGTTGAACTTCATTCAACGGAAGGTCTACACATTCAAGCAGAAGGAACAATGAGGAGGATTGTCATTCAATCAGCTGATTTCGCAAACTCAGGAGTTTATAGCTGTGATGCTATTGATGATGTCATCCGATTTAATGTGGAGGTTGAGG CCCCACCAGTGAGGTTCTCAGTGCTACCAGATGTTGAAAGGAACAAGTCCACTGAAGCAGGATCAACAATGACACTGCAATGTGAGCTCTCAGATCCACTTGCCCAGGTATCCTGGTACAAAGATGGAGTAAAACTCCTGCCAGAAAAAGGACTAGACATCAAATCTGAAGGCAAAATGAGGAAACTGATTGTCCAGTCAACTGAATTTTACCACTCAGGGGTGTACAGCTGCAAGACAAGGGGTGATGCTGTCCACTTTAATGTGGAGGTTAAAG CCCCACCTGTGAGGTTCTCAGCTGTCCCCAAAGAAAAACTGAGAATATGCAACGAAGCAGGCTGTCCCATTGTTCTGCAATGCGAAATTTCAGAATCGGCTGCACAGGTCCATTGGCACAAAGATGGGGATCAGCTCCTTGTAGAATCTGGAGCAGACTTCCTATCAGAGGGCTGCATGAGAACGCTCAGTATTCAGTCAGCACAACTGTCTCATGCTGGAGTGTACACCTGCACAACTAAGGATGATGTCATCAAATTCCATGTGGACATTAAAG CTGCACCAGTGAGGTTCTCAGCTGTTCCAGATGCTGAGAAGAGTATATGCACTGAAGCAGGTGGATGCTTTGAACTCCGCTGTAAGGTCTCAGACCCTAAAGTCCATGTCTGCTGGTTTCACAATGACGTAGAGATTAAGACAGAGACTGGTTTGGATATTCAGTCTGAAGGAGATGTAAGGAAACTGATAGTGGAGTCAGCTGAGCCCAGACATTCTGGATTGTACCGTTGTGAAACATCTGATGATGCTGTCCAGTTCATTGTGGACATTAAAG AGCTACCAGTGATGTTCTCAGCCTTACCAGAGACTGTGAAGACCCAGCTGTTTGAAGCAGACTACTCCACTGATTTACACTGTGAGATCTCAGACCCAAGTGCCAAGGAGTTTTGTTACAAGGATGGTGTAGAGCTCATCTCAAAAAGTCCGCCTCATATCAAATCGGAGTGTACCAAGAAGACATTAGCTGTCAAGACAGCACAGACCTCTAACTCTGGATGGTACAACAGTGTGAGAACGGATGATGCCATCCAGTTTAATGTACAAGACCAAg TGCCAGCAAAGACATTTTTGGCTGTTCCCGAGGATGAGAAGACCAAAAGCACTGATGAAACGGAACCTGTTGCACTACATTGTGAGATCTTGGATCCTGTTCCATACATCTATCAGGCAAAAGATGAGAAGGAAAAGGTCATGATTCAAGCTGCAGCTAAAAGTGAACCTGAAGTTTGTTTAGATGAATCCAAAGAAACTGTAGGGAAGTTACCAGAGACATCTGTTTTTGACGAGTGTCTGATTCAGAAGGAACCAGATGTTCCCATCCGGTTTGAAATGGACCAAG CAGAACTGTCTCACTATGAGGTGTGCAGTGGTGAGACCTATGATGACCCATGCACTGTGGATATTAAAG AACTGTCTGTAGCTCCATCTGTGAAGTTCTCCACTGTCCCTGATAGTCAACGGACCAAATGCATTGAGAGTGGAGGACCCTTTAAACTGCAATGTGAGGTCTCAGATCCTGATGCCCAAGTGTGGTGGTACAAAGATGGGAATGAGGTACTGCCTCAAGATGGCTTGATCATTTTGTCCAATGGAGCAATAAGGACCCTCTCTGTGGAAACTGCTGAATTATATCACAGTGGAACATACAGCTGCCAGACAAACAATGATGGCATCACATTCCATGTGGAAATCAAAG CTCCACCACCGAAGTTCATACCAGTCTCAGAAGAGGAAACAAACAAATCAACTGAAGTAGGCTCATCAATTGTTTTGAAATGTGAGCTATCAGATGCCAATGCTCAGGTTCTCTGGTGCAAAGATGGTACAGAACTGTCTCCAAACTCTGGGCTTGATTTCCAAAGAGATGGGAATATGAGGAAACTAACTGTTCAATCGGCACAGCTGTCTGATACGGGAAACTACACCTGTCATGTTCCAGGTGATACCATATCATTCAAGGTGCACGTTCAAC CTCCCCCTGTTAGGTTCTCAAAACTTCCAGAAATCGCAAGAAACAAGTTCATTGAAGCAGGCTGTCCCATTATACTTCAGTGTGAAATCTCAGATCCTACTTCTCAAGTTTGCTGGCTCAAGGACGGAGTCCAACTCCAACAACAAACTGGACTTGACATCCAATCAGAGGGCACTATGAGGACAGTGATCATCCAGTCAGCTGAGCCCAAACATTCAGGCATTTACAGCTGTGAGGCTGTGGATGATCGCATAGCATTCAAGGTGGATGTTGCAG TTCCACCAGCGATGTTCTCAGCTGTTCCTGAGACTGAGAAGAACAAGTCCTTTGAAGCAGACTGTCCAATCATTCTCCAATGTGAGATATCTGATCCTACAGCCCTGGTCCAATGGTACAAGGATGGATTACAGCTCCTGCCCCAGTCTGGCATTAACATCCAAACAGAGCACACCACGCGGACACTGGTTATCCAATCAGCAAAATTATCCGACTCTGGTTTTTACAGTTGTAATACAGCTGATGATATCAGCGAATTTtttgtggatgttaaag CACCTCCGGTGACATTTGCTTATATCTCAGAAGACGATCTGCATAGAAATATTGTGGAACAAGACAATCTTCTCCTATATTGTGAGGTATCTAGATCAGATGCTGTTGCACAATGGTACAAGGATGGAGTAGAGATAAAGTCAACCGACAATGTCCTTGTAGAGGTAGAAAACGTTGTACGCAGGCTGATCATCCTGTCAGCTCAACTTTCGGATTCTGGTACATATACCTGTCGTGCTGGAGATAATGCCTTAATATTTAAAGTCAATGTAAGAG AGCCCCCAGTGATGATTGTATACCCCAAGGAGGATGTCCACCTTGATCGGCATGTTCCTGAGGAAATTGTCCTCAGCTGTGAACTTTCACGTTCAAATGGAAAGGTGACATGGTACAAAGATGGACAGAAACTGCAGGAGAGTGAAAACATAAAGTTAAAAGCTGAGGGTCCATACAGACGGTTAAAAATTCTGCACAGTGGTATTGAGGACTCTGGAGAATATGTCTGCGACACAGCTGACGATTCAATATTCTTCAATCTAACCATAAAAG AACCGCCAGTCCGTATTATTTCTCCAAGCCAGTCCCAAATGGAACTTTGCCAACAGACATCCGAGAGGATGGTATTGAGCTGTGAAATCTCTAGACCAAATGCCGTTGTGCGCTGGTATCGTGATGGACTCGAAGTGGAGGAGAGCAACAGCTTAATACTTGAGGTTGACAGTGTCTATAGAAGACTTATTATCCCAAAACCTACAGTCAAAGACTCTGCAGAATATGTCTGTGACACCGCAGATGACTCAGTGACCTTCATTGTCAATATTGCAG AACCACCAGTTAGATTTATTCGGCCAAGGAAAATGGCCTATGGAGTGGAGAAACTGGTTGGAGACACGTTGGTCCTTGAGTGTGAGGTGTCTCGAGCAAATGCTGAAGTTAGCTGGAAAAGAGAGGGAGAAGAGATTGATGAAAACAGCAACGTAACTATCATAGAGGACGGAGCAAGTCGACAATTAATCATTCACTCGGCAGCATCAGAGGATGCAGGCCAATATGTCTGTGATGCCAGAGATGATGTAATGGACTTCCTTGTAAAGattaaag AACCCCCTTTGACAATTATGCGAAAGGCTGACATCGAGACAAAGCTGCATTTTCTTGAATCTGATGCCATCGTGCTAAAATGTGAGATCTCAAGAGCAAACGGGGTGGTCAGTTGGCTTAAAGACAATGAGAGGATCGAGGGAAAGGAACATTTCATCTGTGAAGAGGAAGGCACATTTAGATCTTTGATTGTCCTGAGTGCTGACTTGAATGACTCAGGGGAGTATATCTGTCACACACAGGATGATAAAGTCGTCTTCAGTGTTACTGTAGAAGGTATGACCtggttaaacaaaaaaattaatgatGATGTGCCTTTCTGTAGCTTTCTACCCAAGA agGCGCCGGTGTCCATTATTGGGAATTCAGAGAAGCCAGAACACCACACTTTAAACACAGGAGACGACCTTGTCCTACAATGTGAAGTATCACAAGCAAATGCTACAGTTCAGTGGTACCACAATGGAGTTTTACTACATGAAGATTCACGTACACACTTGGAAAGCAAACACACAATGAGAAAGCTTGTGATACCAGACCTTCAAACATCTGACTCTGGAGAGTATATCTGTGATGCCATTGATGACAAAATGATAACTATGGTATTGGTTCAAG AATCACCATTCCAATTCATCAAAAAAGATGAACGAACAAATATTTCAGCCTATGAAGAAGACAGTGTGACACTACGTGCCACTGTAAATAGAGCCAATGCGCCTGTGAAATGGCAGAGAGGTCGTGATCCAATCAGAGGTGATCGGTTCCAGTCCACAAGTGATGGAAACACTCACTGCCTTACCATTAACCCACTCAAGAGAGGTGATACTGGACTGTACACATGTCATGTGGGATCAGATGAGATGAACTTCAGTGTCAATGTTAGAG CAATAAAGGTGAAATTCTCCAAACCACTGGAAAATGTAGTGGGACTCAAAGGTTGCGATGTGGCTTTGAAATGTGAACTATACACGCCAAAAGGAGATGTTCAGTGGCTGAAGGACAACCAAGAGATTGTGCCAAATAGACATTTTACAATCCGGGCTGAGGGCCGTGTGAGAAGCCTCACGATACACAGTGTATCAGAAGATGACGAGGGAGAATATGCTTGTGAATCCAAAGATGAAAGGACAATCGCTACAGTAGTGGTCAACA TTCCCAGAATTGTGGAGTTTATAGCGGAGCTGCACAACATCACTGTCATGGAAGGAGAAAATGCCACATTTAAGTGTGTGGTGTCTCCAGAGGACGCACACTTGGCCTGGTTTAGAAACAGCCAGCCAATTTCATCAAACGAAAAGTTCCACATTTCAAGCACTGGATTATGCCATGTGCTGCAGATCAATAATTGCCAAGTGTCAGACAGCTGCAAGCTGACTGCTGAGGCTGAAGGTGTGATTTCCAGAGCAATCCTACAGGTCCAAG AGGCACAGGTTTTTTTTACGAAAAGCATGGAGCAGGCGGTGGCAGAAGAATACAGCGATGTGACGTTGGAGGTGGAGGTCAGCCATGAGAAAGGGGAAGTGCAGTGGATGAGACAAGGAGTAGTTATACATCCAGGGCCCAAGTTCACCCTGAAGCAGAATGGCCGAAAACGCTCTATCACAATCCACAAGCTCGTCCTTTCAGATCGGGGCACCTACAGCTGCGAAACGCTCCATGACCGCACGCAAGCCAGGCTTAGTGTGGAAC CAAGAAAAATCAAGATCCGAAAGGGTCTAGCTGAGATCCAGACTTATGAGCGAGAGACATCCTCTTTTGAGGTGGAGCTCTCTCATAGCAACGTAGAGGCTGTGTGGCAGAAGAATGGACACGCtctaaaaaacaacaaccgTTTGCGTATGACTGCAAAGGGACGGGTGCACAGCCTCACCATCTCCAACCTGACCTTAGATGACACTGGCACTTACACATTCTCTGTTGAGAACATCAGATCATCAGCGAAATTGATTGTTAAAG AAATCCCAGTATCAATTTTGAAAAAGCTTGAGGATAGTAGGCACCCAGAGGGCGCTGGAGTTACCCTTGAATGCGAGCTGTCACGTCATAACGTAGACGTAAAGTGGACAAAG AATGGAGTTCAGCTTAAGCCAGGAAAAAATCTTCGTATATACTCAATGGGAAGAAAATGCTTTCTACAGATCCTAAAGTGTGAACAGGGAGATACTGGTATATATACGTGCGATGCCGTGGATGCTAAAACATCCTGTTCAGTGGATGTATATG AAAGGGAGCTTGAGATATTGCAGGGTTTAGAGGATCTGGATATCCAAGAAGATCAGAATGCTGTGTTCGTGTGTGAAGTGTCCCTAGATGATGTTCCTGGAGAGTGGTTTAAAAACAATGAGAAGATTAAACCAACCAGCACCATTAAGATCCGCCAGGAAG GTACTAAGCACTTCCTCCTTATATGCAATGTCAAAGGAGAAGACTCTGGGGAGATCAAGTTTGCTGCCAAGAATGTTGAGTCGACAGCTTACCTTGAGGTTGAAG caCTGCCAGCAAACATTGTGAAGCCACTTCAGGATAAAACCGCTGTGGAGAAAACTCGTGTCGTGCTGGATTGCACGGTGACAAATCCCCGTTGCAGTATTCGCTGGTATAAGGGACCGAATGTCATCCTGCCCTCCGAGCGCTTTGAGATCTGCAGCGAGGGATGTTACCGAAAACTTGTGATTCAGCAGGTCCAGCTTGAGGATGAGGGCACCTATAGTGTTCAAGTTGGAAACTACACATCCTCAGCTAAACTTACTGTAGTAG CTCAGTCAATCCTCATAGTGAATGATCTTAAGGATGTGGAGGTAATTGCTCCTGCGGATGCATGCTTTGCATGTGAAGTGTCTTTGCCTGAGGCCAAGGCTCCTACCTGGACACTGAATGGACAGACGCTGCATCCGGGTCCCAAAGTTGTCATGGAGAAACTGGGAACCATCCATAGGCTCACTCTCAAACAGACGTCAGAGGAGATGAGTGGCACGCTCTGCTTTATCATTGGACAAGCCAAAAGCACTGCACATCTGCATGTCAGAA GTAGCCATTGA